The Bactrocera dorsalis isolate Fly_Bdor chromosome 3, ASM2337382v1, whole genome shotgun sequence genomic interval TTATCAAGAATAGCAGCTTCTTTTCTTATACCAGACTTCTTCACCGAAGTTTGTACCTAAACGGAACCAAGGCAGTAAATAACATTGGAGACTTCCGACCAGATGAAGTATGATAAGGAACTTCGTCTTCTATAAAATTTCGGTCAGCAGGAGAGAGATGAATGCATCTTGTAAcaggtgggccatctaacgttttaaatttaaattatctatatttcgacattggaaacgtcaaataccattcggaaagtgacagatattccgtaaaaagtctaaaatttacgaaatcgctattcactattctacagttcgcagattgggcagaagatcgtttgaccgaggatggtcaattttaccgaaaaatcatctttgcGGACGAGGCACATTTCCGCATCGATGTTTACGTTAACAaacagaattgtcgcatttggggcacagaaaacccgcacgtaatcgtcgagaagccaatgcacccagcacgaatcactgtatggtacggattttggtctggtggaatcatcggcccatttttcttcaaaaatgaagaaggagccgtaaccatcaatggtgagcgatatcgcgcaatgttaaccgaatttttcttcaagcaaatataagaggaagacttggacaacagttggttccagcaggacggcgctacgtgccatacagcaaacgctacactcaatcttttacgccctatcttcgaaatttaaattttagcaaTTTAAGACATCTTACAACCTTAGCTCATCGGCATGAGCTGCCGAGACTCTGTTGTTAAAGGAGAATATAAAGGTCCGCCGCATCAGACCCCCATGATGTGGTAAAGCCACTGTTACTTACCACAGCAGCCCAGTATAGGGACTATTCTGTTCGAAGATACACGAATTCGTCGTCTGACTGCAAATCAGGCAATGAGTATAGGAGTCGCATAACACCTTGTATTAGGAGATGATAGTTTTTGGTCGTCGCACAAAAGCTGTCTTTTGTAAGCCGCGTGAAGAATACTATACCGATCCAAACGAGGTTAGATCTCCGAAAgtgtactgaccgccattcacagggGAGCCATTAAAATCTTCACCGACTCcttctcagtgaatggcgtacttggagtcaaaccaccagctattgcagatgaagagctcgagttgccgcgatcAGCGAGAGTGACCTTTGCGCATCTACGTTCTGTATACTGTAGCAGATTCAACTCCTACTAATCCAGAATCGACACTGACATATGAAACATACGTCCAGTGTAAAAAGAGTATGATACTAACTAcatctttgcatgccctgctagcgctacacatctgacacccctcttcCTATGGTCCGACCGCGTCGAAATAGCACGTTTgctgggcctaccgttggatgacctcgatgacaattTAACTGAATCTTACCACACTTACGGGGACTAAGTAAGcgttacagcaacaacaagaggaGTCCTATACCAGTTTCCACGACAGCCgagtctaagtaaccggaactgATCCGAATTTTCATCGGAACAAAAGCTGTCAGCTCGGCACCAtttctcgaaattacttcagtttTCTGTcgcaacaaccacaacagcagTGCTATACAGTACCATCCAACCCGGTTCAGAGAAACCGGAATGCCTTGCGACTTAAGCCTCTGCACCACGTCATGGTGTCTACCATTTGCTAGTTCTACTATATGATTTTATCTGAATTCCTTTACGAGCCGAATTGTTCTTCCAACACACTTTCGGCTTTCATCGTTATGCCACAAAGAGCTCTTTGGAGCactttttgcttcaaaaatgataaaagcaaatatgtatCAATATACATCCATccatttctttaattaattaattaaatgttaattgGCAACATTTTCCCATCTTTTTTCACTTGCAGATTCCAGCGACGATtcgaacaacaataacaaaaagcgAATGCGCACAATAAATGTGAATTTCTGCCGCAAAATCAACTGAATATTATAAATTCACGAAGGAGTCGGAATTTTCCACTGTAAAGGACGGCAAAATGCCACGCAATGGCTGTGAGGCCAATGGAGGCGTTGCTAACGAAGGTTGCGCTTATCCCGATGAGCTGATCATGGAGCAGGGCGTCTCCTTCAATGTGCGGGTGAGTATTAAATTACACGAAGTGCAACATTGTACATTTGGACCGTTGGCACTGCGCGCCGCTGCTGCGTCTTCCTGTCGCCATTGAGCTGAGCCGAGCGCATAATCACAACAGCTAACGGCATCCTGTCGACAAGCAACCAACGTTTTGGTAGCAGAACATGAATTGCAGCGCATTGCGGCATTTGCTTTATGCATTTCCTGCTTCCTCCTTCGCGACGCTGCGTGTACTATTGTGCGAGCGTTTTGAATTGTTTACCCAGAGTTCAATGCACGTTGGTCGCCAGGCATATGCTGAGGATGCTGTTGTTGGCGTTCACTCCTACTTCTCGGTTACAGGCatacttttcatattttcaagaGTCACTTCCTTCTTTCGCAGCGCCGCATTTGCTGCCTTACTTCCGCTGCTTCCGTTGACTGCTTAACTCACACGCTGCCGCTTTACAGCTGTTCTGAAGCACTCAtctatgctttttgtttttgtttttcattttccttttttttgctATTGGCATCTACCAGCGCCAATGCCAATGTCGTCGTCGTTCATTTCCTACGCTCGCCGCTCGCTGCTTCGCTTTCTGTGCACATTCATTCAGCTCTGCGCTGAAGCACTTACCCACCTTTCTACACCGTCGTCGGtggttatttttttctttttatttaatttcgttttaaGAGCGTAgtaaaatatcttttgttttccTTGCCTTGCATTTTGACGCGTACTTGTTGCCCACCTGCTTCTCCAGCTCCAATTCATTCcgacagacatatgtatgttctacAGCGCGTGAATGCGTTTGCTGCACCACCTCACTGCCTTGCCACCTGCTTGTGTCTTCTTTTTCTGTTTGACTGACTCGGTAGTATTTGCAGTCGGCGTTCTAACCGCAATCCATCCACCAGCAGAAGCAGTCACTTTTCActattttcgttttcttttttctcttttcagtACACCGGCTGCGTGGAGGTGAAAACTTCAATGAAATTGCTGAACTTCGAAACGAGAACCAAAGTTGCGCGGTGAGTACACACTTAGATACTTATTCCTatttggaaatatatgtatgtaaatagtagCTCGACGGGCAGCCATACAAATTTGTGGTTAGCGTGGagtttttgtgtttgctttaGAGTATAAGCGGGATTTAGTGGGTAAGGATTTGTATTTTATGGTCGCTGCACTTGACGACCTAAGCTAGTGTGGCGCTGGTGCAAGTTTCGCGACAGGGAGGTAAAGTAAAATGATATGACAAGGCGCATATTTCCGACGAAAGCGGATATTACATGAAAGAAAAGGGAAATTAAGTCGGATAAGAAGATTTTCCGACTTCATTGAACTTGCTATGAGCTTGAGTAGTGTCATATCAGTCTTTTATAGCAAAGTATGGGTAtacaaaaaacaagtaaggagaAGCTAACTTCAGTTATAACCGAACATTACATActcttgcaaggattaaagccagggaagtacCTTCTGGTACATAAGGCTATATACTTGTAGTTATATGGAATCTAGGACTAGTTTTCACCCGACTTTTTTCATTATAAGCaccgttattagaaaaacacacTCTCTCAATTGTATTAGAATAACTCACACATTCGCCGATATAACCGACATAAAGTCTACTGGAAGATCGAacatctttatattagatataagGCTTTCTTGAGCTATCCTTGGCTGGTATAAATCTCAATTTTGGGCCTACAAAAGCTTTGTTAATATTAGCCACACTACCCGTTAGAAAAGCCAAGGAGGGAGGTCTGGTCCGCGCACATGATGATAACCCCTGAGTGTCTCCGAGGAGTCAAAAACCGGATGGAGACCCGCCGGATTGTTGAGTAGATAGCTTAAAACTAGACTCGAATatctgacgtcgatctccacccatctgTGCTGTATGATGCTCGGTTTATACTTTTTGGGCAGCGTTCTCGTCGTTTCACTCACTCATATGTGGGAACCTGTCTGCCTACGGGTTTCAACATGGGGCTCTGACTGTTTCCTCTTCAAGAAACATTCATATTCCTCCTCTGCTTTTGGCCGCTTATGTTCTCTTCGTCAACTCAGGCGTCCGCAGCATGATTCTTGACAATCTTGCATTAATTTTGGGATACCCtgtatttatttccattctTGTGTTAGTTTTGAGACACCCTTTATAAAGAATGACCTCTGGTACTAGTTTTCGTTCACTTGTTTTAAGGATTTCTTCCTTTTTACGCGGATTTTCCAGTGCACTTGATTGATACTGGTGAATTCTTTGGTGATGGAGGATTACACATTTGTGTTTAGGATGCTTTGCTTCGTACCGCTGCGTTACATTCGGAAGCTCTCCTGGAGGAGtgtgtcttgttgttgttgtagcggctgAAAACATTCCTGTAGTAATTTCGAGAAATGGTGCCGAGCTGACAGTCATTGGCCGGTTAAATTCGAgttcgttccggttacttagacctgACTATCGTAGGAACGGAGTAGGGTGTCTTCGTCGGACAGGTTGCCTGGAGTCTTTTACTCTGACGTTATCCCTTTGAAAGCGTTAGTCATCAAAgtgtttgtggttgttgtttacggtatgtttttgtatttgttagtTTCGGTAATTGTTGTTCTCACGAGTCAGCCGGAAAGGGTTGCTCACTCGTCCGCACAGTCGGTATGCGTTTAATgcaggagtttaacctgctaaaGTATCCAGAACAAAGCTGCGCAACGGTCCCTCTCGACTCCCGCAATAACTCCAAATCGTCGTCTGCATTGAGTGGTGGTTTGAcgccaagtacgccattcactgagaggcaGTCGATGATGGCGGTTATGGCTCCGCTATGAATGGAGGTCAttgcatgtctgaagtttgcTGAGTCCGAATTCTGGTCGGCATATTGtcttatgtcgtcgacgtagttgtagaaagacctcttgatgttcctaggaggcggttccgctttAACCGGATGACTATTGGAATGGTTTCTACTGAAACACCCCGCAGAAACTGCTTGAAGAGGAGCTCATTATGCTTCTTAACAGGGAGCAGACAGCCCTCACCATGTAGATGTTCGATAGGAGACGTCAAGAGGCCAGAAGCATTGCtcgaattattataattttctggAACAtattcactttatttttaataaagcctTAAAAACGAAAGAAATTCAAATGAATTTTCATTCCAATCAACACAGTGAATGCATCAATCGTGTCTGTGCAGCGGCTGGCCTCAAATCGGCCGGCAAGCGACGCGTGGACAAGAAGATATTGCACTACATCTCGGATCGGCCGCACATGCAGAATGCCGGCACAAACGTCATCATCAACGTGTCAAGTCGTGCGCTGGATTTGGTGAACGCCGAGACGGGCCAACGCATAGCCAGTCACAATATGCCACACATATCTTTTGCATCCGGCGGCGATTCGGTAAGCAACCGTTTACACACCATACACTTATTTGCACTCAATTTGTATGCTTGCAACGAGCACATACTGTTATGTGGCATGTGTGCCAACGCtgattattgcttttgttgttagaTACTATTTGTGTTTGCTATTCACAGGACACGTTGGACTTTCTGGCGTACATCGCCAAGAATGAGGACGAGTGGCGCGCCTGCTACGTGCTCGAGTGCATCGGTGGACAGAGCGAAGACTTAATATTGACAATCGGCAAAGCGTTCATGTTGCGCTTTAATGCAATCAAGCACTTGAAGTGAGTAGAAAGTAGATTTAAGCTTCGGCTGTTCCATTTAATAAATTCTGTCATAACTCGCAGAAGCCAAGCTGTTTTGAACCTCAACACGCCGGCGGAGAATATCAAGGACTACTACAATGACTTGCCCGACAAATTACCGCCGGACTTGCTGAGCGAGAACGATCTGCCGCCGGAATTACAAAAGCAATTGCTGCTgcaacatcaacagcagcaacaacaacaacaactacaacaacagcagcagcaacaaacacaaTTACCTCAACACCAAGTGGGCCAGCTGAATTTGAAGAAGCCACGCGATCGTCTCAGCAGTAATCTCATCGACCTAAACAGTCCACCGCCGGATCAGACCACGACCAAAATGAATCTCAGCAATTTCGATCCAATGGCCGATACAGAGGGCGCTTGTGCGCAACCACAAGCACTCGTGCGTGACGTCTTCGATATGCGTGAGTAAACCACAACAAGTCCCCAAGCcactatttatatatactttatctTCACATAGAACCCTTTTCGCTGTCCGCCGAAGTGCAGCGCTCTCAACTCAACACCGAACTGTGGTTCCATGCGGGCATCAGTCGCCAAATTGCCGAAGGTATGCTCGAAAACGATGGTGATTTTCTTGTACGCGAGTCACAGGGTAAACATGGTCAATACGTGCTTACCGGTTTGGAGGTGAAGACACCCAAGCATCTGCTGCTAATCGATCCGGAAGGCGTGGTgcgcacaaaggatcgcattttCGACAGTATTAGCCATTTGATAAACTATCATTGGGCTAATGCTTTGCCGATCATTTCCGAAGATTCTGAATTGGTATTACGCAATCCCGTGTTACGGCAAACGgccacacagcaacaacaagcacaaacAGCAATTACAgcgcatcatcatcatcacacacagcaacaacaacaacagcaacatgcaCACCATGCGCGTTCAGTTGTGAATTCTTGATGAACCCCCACGTGAGCCTGTAGAAAATGTTGAGATTCTTAGTGATTaagtacatataatacatacatactatatagtaGTTAGTAAGTAGTTAGTTTTAAGTTGCACGCAACGTGGACAAAACGTGAAAAAGTGTTTGTATCAGaatgtattttgtatgtgtaGTGTTATGCGCataattttcgtaaatttttaaaaatatttttttttttatgtttttattaaatgctttcagttgtatttttatttgttatttttagcattttacTTTTCATCAATTAAACGCACatttgttagtattttattacaaaaaaaaataaatttatattatttctttcaatttatttattattatctatatAAACCTTTCATTGACTCACTTAAGCCATGTTCGTAACTATATATAGTTTTTgggatatcgatctgaaattttgcacacgttgttttctgcttattttttggaattgccgatatcggatcactatatcatatagttgtcatacaaactgaatgatccgaatgaagtttttgtatggaaaacttcttcattttacAAGTTATCTGCACGAAATTCGCCACAGACTATTTTCTAAAGTAGCGCTACCATCTCCgagcaaatttttcaaatcgtaccactgtagcatatagctgtcatatgaACTGACCGATCCGaatgaagtttttgtatggaaaacttctttattaagcaagatatcttcaca includes:
- the LOC105228415 gene encoding SHC-transforming protein 1 — encoded protein: MPRNGCEANGGVANEGCAYPDELIMEQGVSFNVRYTGCVEVKTSMKLLNFETRTKVARECINRVCAAAGLKSAGKRRVDKKILHYISDRPHMQNAGTNVIINVSSRALDLVNAETGQRIASHNMPHISFASGGDSDTLDFLAYIAKNEDEWRACYVLECIGGQSEDLILTIGKAFMLRFNAIKHLKSQAVLNLNTPAENIKDYYNDLPDKLPPDLLSENDLPPELQKQLLLQHQQQQQQQQLQQQQQQQTQLPQHQVGQLNLKKPRDRLSSNLIDLNSPPPDQTTTKMNLSNFDPMADTEGACAQPQALVRDVFDMQPFSLSAEVQRSQLNTELWFHAGISRQIAEGMLENDGDFLVRESQGKHGQYVLTGLEVKTPKHLLLIDPEGVVRTKDRIFDSISHLINYHWANALPIISEDSELVLRNPVLRQTATQQQQAQTAITAHHHHHTQQQQQQQHAHHARSVVNS